In one Balaenoptera ricei isolate mBalRic1 chromosome 20, mBalRic1.hap2, whole genome shotgun sequence genomic region, the following are encoded:
- the SPACA3 gene encoding sperm acrosome membrane-associated protein 3 gives MEGGSWAPRRWSCLPGITLLALASLLSCLLTSGQAKVYSRCELARVLQDFGLDGFRGYSLADWVCLAYFASGFNTAAVDHEADGSTNNGIFQINSRKWCKNLKPNVPNMCQMYCSDLLNPNLKDTVICAMKILQDPQGLGTWEVWRHHCQGKDLSDWVDGCEL, from the exons ATGGAAGGTGGGAGCTGGGCTCCCAGAAGGTGGTCGTGCCTGCCTGGGATCACGCTGCTGGCCTTGGCCTCTCTGCTCAGCTGCCTGCTCACCTCCGGCCAGGCCAAGGTCTACAGTCGCTGTGAGCTGGCCAGAGTGCTGCAGGATTTCGGCCTGGATGGATTCCGGGGATACAGCCTGGCAGACT GGGTCTGTCTTGCTTACTTCGCAAGTGGCTTCAACACAGCTGCCGTGGACCACGAAGCCGATGGAAGTACCAACAACGGCATCTTCCAGATCAACAGCCGGAAGTGGTGCAAAAATCTCAAACCCAATGTCCCAAACATGTGCCAGATGTACTGCTCCG acTTGTTGAATCCTAACCTCAAGGATACTGTTATCTGTGCCATGAAGATACTTCAAGATCCCCAGGGTCTGGGCACCTG GGAGGTCTGGAGGCATCACTGCCAGGGCAAGGACCTCAGTGACTGGGTGGATGGCTGTGAATTGTAG